The window GAACTAAAAAAGGTAAAACATTTGGGCTTATAGTGGACTATATCGGCATTACCAAACATTTACAACAAGCCTTAGGTATTTACACAGACAAGGACAAGGAAAAAGCGCAGCACTTTCTGAATGTATTCCGAGACATCAACAAAGAAATTCCTGTATTAGAAGCACGCTATAAAAGGGTTTTGAATTTGTTCACAGAAAATAACTTGAACGAAATTGAAAACTTCCTGAATCAGAAATTTACAGACCAAGCAGCAGAGTTTGAATTTTCCGAAAGTTGCATAGAGCAAGCAAAGAATATAAAATTCAGAGCCGAACTACTTACCTATTCCAAAAGTTTTTTCGATAGTTTGGATTTGCTTTTCAATACGCAGGCAGGTGGCGAATATTGGGTAATTGCGAAACGATTAGGTTACTTGCTATGGAGAATCAAAGACCGTTACAAAGACGAAACCATGGACTTGAAGTGGGCTTCACAGAAAGTCCGCCAGCTCATTGACAAACATTTATATTCTTTAGGCATAGATACCAAAGTTCAGCAGGTTTCTATTCTTTCAGATGAGTTTAAATCAAAAGTTGATTATCTGAACAAAACTCCAAAATCGAAAGCATCTGAAATGGAACACGCCATTCGTTGGCACATCAAAGTAAATCTTGAAAAAGATCCGACACTTTACAACCGTTTCAAAGACCGCCTTGAAACAATTTTAAATTCATACAAAGAGAATTGGGAAGAAATAGTAAAGCAGTTGGAAGGTTTGCGGGAAGAAATGAAAGTAGAGAGAAAAAAGGATGAGCCGTTTTTCGATTTAATAAATACCTACCTATATAACCCGACAGAAACAGAAATTGAATATTGTAGAGTTCTTACTGAAAAAACTTTATCAATAATAAAAGATTCGGCAACAATCAAAAACTTCTGGGATAAACCTTCAGAAATAAGAACAATGGAAGGCAAACTACAGGAAGAAATTAATTTTAGTAACCTGCTTATTCTAAAAGACAGAGCCGCAGAATTGAGTTCCGAACTTATGAAGCTTGCAAAAAACCGAATGGACAGGCTGAATTAAAATCATGCTAATCATTTAATCAAATGAATCATAGTTCAGACAAATGAAGTTAGACAGCATCCATATTGACATTGAAAAAACCGAAAGAAGAAAAACGGTAAGCATTTTCATTGAACGAAACGGTTCAGTAAAAGTGCTTGCTCCCATTACTGCAAGTGATGATAAAATTGAAGCGGCTGTAAAAGCAAAGGAGTATCAGATATTTCAAAAGCTGGCTAAATGGAAAGAACTGAATCAGGGTAAAGTAAAACGCGAATATGTTAACGGACAATCCTTTCTTTATTTAGGCAGAAACTACCGTTTACAACTAACCGAGCATCAAGATGTGCCATTGAAAATTTCAGGTGGATTTTTTCATCTTGACAAAAAGTATTTACCAAAAGCAGAAAAGGTTTTTAAGGATTTCTATCGTGCAAAGGGTTTTCAAAAAATTCAGGAACGAATTAAACTCATTGAAGAAAAATTTGAAACAAAACCGACATCCATCAAGGTTTTGGAACTTCAAAACCGTTGGGCTTCGTGGACTCCTAAAAACGGTTTAAACTTTCACTGGAAATGTATCATGGCACCTGTTTCGGTGCTGGACTATATCATTACTCATGAAATGGTTCATTTAAAGCATCCGAATCACTCGCCTGAATTTTGGAATGAATTAGACAAGAAAATGCCCAATTACCGTGAACATGAAGATTGGTTAAAAAGAAACGGAGTAAAAATGTCATTATGAGAACAGTCCAACGCAGAGGTGTATGCACATTTATTCGCTTGCGTTATTTGTTTTTCAGCGGTGCTCATGATTTTCAATTGCAAACCGCACAAGCCCAAGCACAAACCAAAGCTATGTCAATGAGCTTGCAAA is drawn from Bacteroidota bacterium and contains these coding sequences:
- a CDS encoding M48 family metallopeptidase encodes the protein MKLDSIHIDIEKTERRKTVSIFIERNGSVKVLAPITASDDKIEAAVKAKEYQIFQKLAKWKELNQGKVKREYVNGQSFLYLGRNYRLQLTEHQDVPLKISGGFFHLDKKYLPKAEKVFKDFYRAKGFQKIQERIKLIEEKFETKPTSIKVLELQNRWASWTPKNGLNFHWKCIMAPVSVLDYIITHEMVHLKHPNHSPEFWNELDKKMPNYREHEDWLKRNGVKMSL